From Neodiprion pinetum isolate iyNeoPine1 chromosome 7, iyNeoPine1.2, whole genome shotgun sequence, a single genomic window includes:
- the spel1 gene encoding DNA mismatch repair protein Msh2 isoform X4 — protein sequence MLGAEPYKTEGLILSKSNFENFVRDLLLVKQYRVEVFVNQGSGKNQDWILEYKGSPGNLVQFEDILFSNNDVAVSTSVMAVKLGGEAKNRIVGVSCVDSVERLISVCEFADDDLFSNLEALVISLGPKECLIIQGDGSQEFQTLKQLMERSNIMVTLRKKSDFSTDSIVQDMNTLLNFKKGQQRNAQTLVEMNLKVAMAGTSAIIKYLELTSDEGNFNQFKVKQLEQSRFVRLDAAAVRALSIEPRGDLPSGTSTGAPNSILNLLDRCRTPQGHRLISQWIRQPLRDIALIKERHDIVETLVKDNELRSSLMEDHLRRVPDLQQLAKKLAKKKVTLQDCCRIYFCVSHLPVLTEQLCNAKYGAAMKAMIVDPLRELISDMDKYQQMIEQTIDLEAAEKGDYMVKPEFNNDLQELKLKMNDLEEEIQGLINKVATDLSLEAGKVLKLESNQQFGYYFRITLKEEKSIRNKKGYTTIDSNKSGVRFTNQKLTSLNEDFISVRDQYLEEQKSVISEIINIAAGYTGPVHSIGSVTAQLDVLTAFALASANAPRAYVRPEMCSSDVGELNLIQARHPCLELQEGVDFIANDVSFKRDECTFHIITGPNMGGKSTYIRTTGVVALLAHIGCFVPCDSAKISILDCILARVGADDSQTKGLSTFMTEMIETAAILRTATSNSLVIIDELGRGTSTYEGCGIAWSIADHLATELKPYCLFATHFHEITRLAEDVPTVKNLQVTAVVGDNKLTLLYRVKPGVCDQSFGIHVAKMANFPDDVVEAAEKKLIELEDCQKITFEGSDDPAARRKIIKAGDELIANFAAKCKALDPSLTKPEIENKIQLYKEEILSHNNPYINALLSSP from the exons ATGCTCGGTGCTG AGCCATACAAAACGGAAGGATTGATCCTAAGCAAGTccaactttgaaaattttgttcgtGATTTGTTGCTGGTCAAACAGTACAGAGTGGAAGTGTTTGTTAATCAAGGATCAGGAAAGAATCAGGATTGGATTCTAGAATACAAAGGATCTCCGGGAAATTTAGTTCAATTTGAGGATATTCTGTTCAGCAATAATGATGTCGCAGTCAGTACCTCGGTTATGGCTGTGAAACTTGGTGGTGAGGCAAAAAACAGG ATAGTCGGAGTGAGTTGCGTAGATTCAGTTGAGCGTTTAATTTCTGTTTGCGAATTTGCCGACGACGATTTGTTCTCAAACCTAGAAGCGCTTGTGATTTCCCTTGGACCAAAAGAATGCTTAATAATTCAAGGGGATGGCAGTCAAgagtttcaaactttgaaacaG TTAATGGAACGAAGTAACATCATGGTCACGCTAAGAAAGAAGAGTGATTTTTCAACGGATTCAATTGTTCAAGACATGAACACGCTTCTGAACTTCAAGAAAGGCCAGCAAAGAAATGCCCAGACACTTGtggaaatgaatttaaaagtGGCTATGGCAGGAACATCAGCGATTATCAAATATCTTGAG TTGACATCGGACGAAGGAAATTTCAATCAGTTCAAGGTAAAACAATTGGAACAGTCTAGATTCGTCAGATTAGATGCAGCAGCAGTGAGAGCGCTGAGCATCGAACCACGCGGCGATCTTCCTTCTGGGACAAGTACAGGCGCTCCGAATAGCATACTGAATCTCTTGGATCGATGCAGAACCCCACAAGGACACAGATTGATATCTCAGTGGATTAGACAACCGCTGCGAGACATTGCGTTGATCAAAGAACGACATGACATTGTTGAAACTTTGGTAAAAGACAACGAATTGAGGTCCTCTCTGATGGAAGATCATCTGAGACGCGTACCCGATCTTCAGCAGCTTGCAAAAAAGTTAGCCAAAAAGAAAGTCACTCTACAGGATTGTtgcag AATTTACTTTTGTGTCTCGCACTTGCCAGTACTCACTGAGCAATTGTGTAATGCAAAATATGGCGCGGCGATGAAGGCAATGATAGTAGATCCACTCAGAGAGCTTATTTCTGATATGGATAAGTATCAACAAATGATAGAACAAACTATTGATTTGGAAGCTGCAGAGAAGGGTGATTACATGGTGAAACCAGAATTTAATAACGATTTGCAAG AGCTTAAGCTGAAAATGAATGATTTGGAGGAAGAAATACAAGGCCTGATCAACAAAGTTGCCACAGACTTGTCTCTTGAAGCTGGAAAAGTTCTCAAACTGGAATCGAATCAACAGTTTGGatattattttcgaataacgttgaaagaagaaaagtcTATCAGGAACAAGAAAGGCTACACAACTATAGATTCAAACAAAAGCGGCGTGAGGTTTACAAACCAGAAACTGACGTCTCTTAATGAAGACTTCATAAGCGTCAGGGATCAGTATTTGGAAgaacaaaaatctgtcatttCAGAAATCATCAACATCGCAG CTGGATATACTGGACCAGTTCATTCCATCGGTTCTGTGACAGCTCAGCTCGACGTACTTACAGCTTTTGCATTAGCTTCAGCTAATGCTCCGAGAGCTTATGTTAGACCAGAAATGTGTTCCAGTGATGTTGGCGAGTTAAATCTCATTCAGGCAAGACATCCTTGCCTAGAACTTCAGGAAGGGGTGGATTTCATCGCAAACGATGTCAGCTTCAAAAGAG ACGAATGCACCTTTCACATAATAACTGGGCCAAATATGGGCGGAAAAAGTACGTACATTCGAACAACAGGAGTTGTCGCTCTGCTAGCTCACATTGGTTGTTTTGTGCCTTGTGATAgtgcaaaaatttcaatacttgATTGTATTTTGGCGAGAGTCGGAGCCGATGATTCTCAAACTAAAGGACTTTCTACCTTCATGACTGAGATGATTGAAACAGCGGCTATTTTAAGG ACTGCAACGTCTAACTCTCTTGTCATAATCGACGAACTTGGTAGAGGAACTTCCACGTATGAGGGTTGCGGAATAGCTTGGTCTATAGCCGA TCATTTGGCCACAGAACTCAAACCTTACTGTCTCTTCGCTACTCATTTCCATGAAATAACGAGGCTAGCAGAAGATGTACCAACAGTAAAGAATCTCCAAGTAACTGCAGTTGTCGGAGACAACAAGCTCACTTTACTGTATCGCGTTAAACCAGGTGTTTGCGACCAAAGTTTCGGAATACACGTTGCTAAAATGGCAAACTTTCCAGACGATGTTGTGGAG GCcgctgaaaaaaaactgattgaATTGGAAGATTGTcaaaaaataacttttgaaggctCGGATGATCCAGCAgctagaagaaaaattataaaa gctGGAGACGAGCTGATCGCAAATTTTGCAGCCAAATGCAAAGCACTCGATCCATCATTAACGAAGccagaaattgaaaacaaaattcagtTATACAAAGAAGAGATTCTTTCTCACAACAATCCTTATATAAATGCACTGTTGTCGAGTCCGTGA
- the spel1 gene encoding DNA mismatch repair protein Msh2 isoform X1 translates to MAVQPNQQFNMDNATQQSFVRFFKNLPEKPSSTIRFFNRTEYYTLHGSDALFAAKEIYKSTAGCKMLGAEPYKTEGLILSKSNFENFVRDLLLVKQYRVEVFVNQGSGKNQDWILEYKGSPGNLVQFEDILFSNNDVAVSTSVMAVKLGGEAKNRIVGVSCVDSVERLISVCEFADDDLFSNLEALVISLGPKECLIIQGDGSQEFQTLKQLMERSNIMVTLRKKSDFSTDSIVQDMNTLLNFKKGQQRNAQTLVEMNLKVAMAGTSAIIKYLELTSDEGNFNQFKVKQLEQSRFVRLDAAAVRALSIEPRGDLPSGTSTGAPNSILNLLDRCRTPQGHRLISQWIRQPLRDIALIKERHDIVETLVKDNELRSSLMEDHLRRVPDLQQLAKKLAKKKVTLQDCCRIYFCVSHLPVLTEQLCNAKYGAAMKAMIVDPLRELISDMDKYQQMIEQTIDLEAAEKGDYMVKPEFNNDLQELKLKMNDLEEEIQGLINKVATDLSLEAGKVLKLESNQQFGYYFRITLKEEKSIRNKKGYTTIDSNKSGVRFTNQKLTSLNEDFISVRDQYLEEQKSVISEIINIAAGYTGPVHSIGSVTAQLDVLTAFALASANAPRAYVRPEMCSSDVGELNLIQARHPCLELQEGVDFIANDVSFKRDECTFHIITGPNMGGKSTYIRTTGVVALLAHIGCFVPCDSAKISILDCILARVGADDSQTKGLSTFMTEMIETAAILRTATSNSLVIIDELGRGTSTYEGCGIAWSIADHLATELKPYCLFATHFHEITRLAEDVPTVKNLQVTAVVGDNKLTLLYRVKPGVCDQSFGIHVAKMANFPDDVVEAAEKKLIELEDCQKITFEGSDDPAARRKIIKAGDELIANFAAKCKALDPSLTKPEIENKIQLYKEEILSHNNPYINALLSSP, encoded by the exons ATGGCTGTTCAACCAAATCAACAGTTCAACATGG aCAATGCGACGCAACAGAGCTTTGTCAGATTCTTTAAAAATCTTCCTGAA AAACCATCTAGTACGATACGATTTTTCAACAGGACAGAATACTATACGCTACATGGAAGCGATGCCTTGTTCGCGGCTAAGGAGATCTACAAAAGTACAGCTGGCTGCAAGATGCTCGGTGCTG AGCCATACAAAACGGAAGGATTGATCCTAAGCAAGTccaactttgaaaattttgttcgtGATTTGTTGCTGGTCAAACAGTACAGAGTGGAAGTGTTTGTTAATCAAGGATCAGGAAAGAATCAGGATTGGATTCTAGAATACAAAGGATCTCCGGGAAATTTAGTTCAATTTGAGGATATTCTGTTCAGCAATAATGATGTCGCAGTCAGTACCTCGGTTATGGCTGTGAAACTTGGTGGTGAGGCAAAAAACAGG ATAGTCGGAGTGAGTTGCGTAGATTCAGTTGAGCGTTTAATTTCTGTTTGCGAATTTGCCGACGACGATTTGTTCTCAAACCTAGAAGCGCTTGTGATTTCCCTTGGACCAAAAGAATGCTTAATAATTCAAGGGGATGGCAGTCAAgagtttcaaactttgaaacaG TTAATGGAACGAAGTAACATCATGGTCACGCTAAGAAAGAAGAGTGATTTTTCAACGGATTCAATTGTTCAAGACATGAACACGCTTCTGAACTTCAAGAAAGGCCAGCAAAGAAATGCCCAGACACTTGtggaaatgaatttaaaagtGGCTATGGCAGGAACATCAGCGATTATCAAATATCTTGAG TTGACATCGGACGAAGGAAATTTCAATCAGTTCAAGGTAAAACAATTGGAACAGTCTAGATTCGTCAGATTAGATGCAGCAGCAGTGAGAGCGCTGAGCATCGAACCACGCGGCGATCTTCCTTCTGGGACAAGTACAGGCGCTCCGAATAGCATACTGAATCTCTTGGATCGATGCAGAACCCCACAAGGACACAGATTGATATCTCAGTGGATTAGACAACCGCTGCGAGACATTGCGTTGATCAAAGAACGACATGACATTGTTGAAACTTTGGTAAAAGACAACGAATTGAGGTCCTCTCTGATGGAAGATCATCTGAGACGCGTACCCGATCTTCAGCAGCTTGCAAAAAAGTTAGCCAAAAAGAAAGTCACTCTACAGGATTGTtgcag AATTTACTTTTGTGTCTCGCACTTGCCAGTACTCACTGAGCAATTGTGTAATGCAAAATATGGCGCGGCGATGAAGGCAATGATAGTAGATCCACTCAGAGAGCTTATTTCTGATATGGATAAGTATCAACAAATGATAGAACAAACTATTGATTTGGAAGCTGCAGAGAAGGGTGATTACATGGTGAAACCAGAATTTAATAACGATTTGCAAG AGCTTAAGCTGAAAATGAATGATTTGGAGGAAGAAATACAAGGCCTGATCAACAAAGTTGCCACAGACTTGTCTCTTGAAGCTGGAAAAGTTCTCAAACTGGAATCGAATCAACAGTTTGGatattattttcgaataacgttgaaagaagaaaagtcTATCAGGAACAAGAAAGGCTACACAACTATAGATTCAAACAAAAGCGGCGTGAGGTTTACAAACCAGAAACTGACGTCTCTTAATGAAGACTTCATAAGCGTCAGGGATCAGTATTTGGAAgaacaaaaatctgtcatttCAGAAATCATCAACATCGCAG CTGGATATACTGGACCAGTTCATTCCATCGGTTCTGTGACAGCTCAGCTCGACGTACTTACAGCTTTTGCATTAGCTTCAGCTAATGCTCCGAGAGCTTATGTTAGACCAGAAATGTGTTCCAGTGATGTTGGCGAGTTAAATCTCATTCAGGCAAGACATCCTTGCCTAGAACTTCAGGAAGGGGTGGATTTCATCGCAAACGATGTCAGCTTCAAAAGAG ACGAATGCACCTTTCACATAATAACTGGGCCAAATATGGGCGGAAAAAGTACGTACATTCGAACAACAGGAGTTGTCGCTCTGCTAGCTCACATTGGTTGTTTTGTGCCTTGTGATAgtgcaaaaatttcaatacttgATTGTATTTTGGCGAGAGTCGGAGCCGATGATTCTCAAACTAAAGGACTTTCTACCTTCATGACTGAGATGATTGAAACAGCGGCTATTTTAAGG ACTGCAACGTCTAACTCTCTTGTCATAATCGACGAACTTGGTAGAGGAACTTCCACGTATGAGGGTTGCGGAATAGCTTGGTCTATAGCCGA TCATTTGGCCACAGAACTCAAACCTTACTGTCTCTTCGCTACTCATTTCCATGAAATAACGAGGCTAGCAGAAGATGTACCAACAGTAAAGAATCTCCAAGTAACTGCAGTTGTCGGAGACAACAAGCTCACTTTACTGTATCGCGTTAAACCAGGTGTTTGCGACCAAAGTTTCGGAATACACGTTGCTAAAATGGCAAACTTTCCAGACGATGTTGTGGAG GCcgctgaaaaaaaactgattgaATTGGAAGATTGTcaaaaaataacttttgaaggctCGGATGATCCAGCAgctagaagaaaaattataaaa gctGGAGACGAGCTGATCGCAAATTTTGCAGCCAAATGCAAAGCACTCGATCCATCATTAACGAAGccagaaattgaaaacaaaattcagtTATACAAAGAAGAGATTCTTTCTCACAACAATCCTTATATAAATGCACTGTTGTCGAGTCCGTGA
- the spel1 gene encoding DNA mismatch repair protein Msh2 isoform X3 — protein MKPSSTIRFFNRTEYYTLHGSDALFAAKEIYKSTAGCKMLGAEPYKTEGLILSKSNFENFVRDLLLVKQYRVEVFVNQGSGKNQDWILEYKGSPGNLVQFEDILFSNNDVAVSTSVMAVKLGGEAKNRIVGVSCVDSVERLISVCEFADDDLFSNLEALVISLGPKECLIIQGDGSQEFQTLKQLMERSNIMVTLRKKSDFSTDSIVQDMNTLLNFKKGQQRNAQTLVEMNLKVAMAGTSAIIKYLELTSDEGNFNQFKVKQLEQSRFVRLDAAAVRALSIEPRGDLPSGTSTGAPNSILNLLDRCRTPQGHRLISQWIRQPLRDIALIKERHDIVETLVKDNELRSSLMEDHLRRVPDLQQLAKKLAKKKVTLQDCCRIYFCVSHLPVLTEQLCNAKYGAAMKAMIVDPLRELISDMDKYQQMIEQTIDLEAAEKGDYMVKPEFNNDLQELKLKMNDLEEEIQGLINKVATDLSLEAGKVLKLESNQQFGYYFRITLKEEKSIRNKKGYTTIDSNKSGVRFTNQKLTSLNEDFISVRDQYLEEQKSVISEIINIAAGYTGPVHSIGSVTAQLDVLTAFALASANAPRAYVRPEMCSSDVGELNLIQARHPCLELQEGVDFIANDVSFKRDECTFHIITGPNMGGKSTYIRTTGVVALLAHIGCFVPCDSAKISILDCILARVGADDSQTKGLSTFMTEMIETAAILRTATSNSLVIIDELGRGTSTYEGCGIAWSIADHLATELKPYCLFATHFHEITRLAEDVPTVKNLQVTAVVGDNKLTLLYRVKPGVCDQSFGIHVAKMANFPDDVVEAAEKKLIELEDCQKITFEGSDDPAARRKIIKAGDELIANFAAKCKALDPSLTKPEIENKIQLYKEEILSHNNPYINALLSSP, from the exons ATG AAACCATCTAGTACGATACGATTTTTCAACAGGACAGAATACTATACGCTACATGGAAGCGATGCCTTGTTCGCGGCTAAGGAGATCTACAAAAGTACAGCTGGCTGCAAGATGCTCGGTGCTG AGCCATACAAAACGGAAGGATTGATCCTAAGCAAGTccaactttgaaaattttgttcgtGATTTGTTGCTGGTCAAACAGTACAGAGTGGAAGTGTTTGTTAATCAAGGATCAGGAAAGAATCAGGATTGGATTCTAGAATACAAAGGATCTCCGGGAAATTTAGTTCAATTTGAGGATATTCTGTTCAGCAATAATGATGTCGCAGTCAGTACCTCGGTTATGGCTGTGAAACTTGGTGGTGAGGCAAAAAACAGG ATAGTCGGAGTGAGTTGCGTAGATTCAGTTGAGCGTTTAATTTCTGTTTGCGAATTTGCCGACGACGATTTGTTCTCAAACCTAGAAGCGCTTGTGATTTCCCTTGGACCAAAAGAATGCTTAATAATTCAAGGGGATGGCAGTCAAgagtttcaaactttgaaacaG TTAATGGAACGAAGTAACATCATGGTCACGCTAAGAAAGAAGAGTGATTTTTCAACGGATTCAATTGTTCAAGACATGAACACGCTTCTGAACTTCAAGAAAGGCCAGCAAAGAAATGCCCAGACACTTGtggaaatgaatttaaaagtGGCTATGGCAGGAACATCAGCGATTATCAAATATCTTGAG TTGACATCGGACGAAGGAAATTTCAATCAGTTCAAGGTAAAACAATTGGAACAGTCTAGATTCGTCAGATTAGATGCAGCAGCAGTGAGAGCGCTGAGCATCGAACCACGCGGCGATCTTCCTTCTGGGACAAGTACAGGCGCTCCGAATAGCATACTGAATCTCTTGGATCGATGCAGAACCCCACAAGGACACAGATTGATATCTCAGTGGATTAGACAACCGCTGCGAGACATTGCGTTGATCAAAGAACGACATGACATTGTTGAAACTTTGGTAAAAGACAACGAATTGAGGTCCTCTCTGATGGAAGATCATCTGAGACGCGTACCCGATCTTCAGCAGCTTGCAAAAAAGTTAGCCAAAAAGAAAGTCACTCTACAGGATTGTtgcag AATTTACTTTTGTGTCTCGCACTTGCCAGTACTCACTGAGCAATTGTGTAATGCAAAATATGGCGCGGCGATGAAGGCAATGATAGTAGATCCACTCAGAGAGCTTATTTCTGATATGGATAAGTATCAACAAATGATAGAACAAACTATTGATTTGGAAGCTGCAGAGAAGGGTGATTACATGGTGAAACCAGAATTTAATAACGATTTGCAAG AGCTTAAGCTGAAAATGAATGATTTGGAGGAAGAAATACAAGGCCTGATCAACAAAGTTGCCACAGACTTGTCTCTTGAAGCTGGAAAAGTTCTCAAACTGGAATCGAATCAACAGTTTGGatattattttcgaataacgttgaaagaagaaaagtcTATCAGGAACAAGAAAGGCTACACAACTATAGATTCAAACAAAAGCGGCGTGAGGTTTACAAACCAGAAACTGACGTCTCTTAATGAAGACTTCATAAGCGTCAGGGATCAGTATTTGGAAgaacaaaaatctgtcatttCAGAAATCATCAACATCGCAG CTGGATATACTGGACCAGTTCATTCCATCGGTTCTGTGACAGCTCAGCTCGACGTACTTACAGCTTTTGCATTAGCTTCAGCTAATGCTCCGAGAGCTTATGTTAGACCAGAAATGTGTTCCAGTGATGTTGGCGAGTTAAATCTCATTCAGGCAAGACATCCTTGCCTAGAACTTCAGGAAGGGGTGGATTTCATCGCAAACGATGTCAGCTTCAAAAGAG ACGAATGCACCTTTCACATAATAACTGGGCCAAATATGGGCGGAAAAAGTACGTACATTCGAACAACAGGAGTTGTCGCTCTGCTAGCTCACATTGGTTGTTTTGTGCCTTGTGATAgtgcaaaaatttcaatacttgATTGTATTTTGGCGAGAGTCGGAGCCGATGATTCTCAAACTAAAGGACTTTCTACCTTCATGACTGAGATGATTGAAACAGCGGCTATTTTAAGG ACTGCAACGTCTAACTCTCTTGTCATAATCGACGAACTTGGTAGAGGAACTTCCACGTATGAGGGTTGCGGAATAGCTTGGTCTATAGCCGA TCATTTGGCCACAGAACTCAAACCTTACTGTCTCTTCGCTACTCATTTCCATGAAATAACGAGGCTAGCAGAAGATGTACCAACAGTAAAGAATCTCCAAGTAACTGCAGTTGTCGGAGACAACAAGCTCACTTTACTGTATCGCGTTAAACCAGGTGTTTGCGACCAAAGTTTCGGAATACACGTTGCTAAAATGGCAAACTTTCCAGACGATGTTGTGGAG GCcgctgaaaaaaaactgattgaATTGGAAGATTGTcaaaaaataacttttgaaggctCGGATGATCCAGCAgctagaagaaaaattataaaa gctGGAGACGAGCTGATCGCAAATTTTGCAGCCAAATGCAAAGCACTCGATCCATCATTAACGAAGccagaaattgaaaacaaaattcagtTATACAAAGAAGAGATTCTTTCTCACAACAATCCTTATATAAATGCACTGTTGTCGAGTCCGTGA
- the spel1 gene encoding DNA mismatch repair protein Msh2 isoform X2 → MLSRLKNSLLINVLYKKPSSTIRFFNRTEYYTLHGSDALFAAKEIYKSTAGCKMLGAEPYKTEGLILSKSNFENFVRDLLLVKQYRVEVFVNQGSGKNQDWILEYKGSPGNLVQFEDILFSNNDVAVSTSVMAVKLGGEAKNRIVGVSCVDSVERLISVCEFADDDLFSNLEALVISLGPKECLIIQGDGSQEFQTLKQLMERSNIMVTLRKKSDFSTDSIVQDMNTLLNFKKGQQRNAQTLVEMNLKVAMAGTSAIIKYLELTSDEGNFNQFKVKQLEQSRFVRLDAAAVRALSIEPRGDLPSGTSTGAPNSILNLLDRCRTPQGHRLISQWIRQPLRDIALIKERHDIVETLVKDNELRSSLMEDHLRRVPDLQQLAKKLAKKKVTLQDCCRIYFCVSHLPVLTEQLCNAKYGAAMKAMIVDPLRELISDMDKYQQMIEQTIDLEAAEKGDYMVKPEFNNDLQELKLKMNDLEEEIQGLINKVATDLSLEAGKVLKLESNQQFGYYFRITLKEEKSIRNKKGYTTIDSNKSGVRFTNQKLTSLNEDFISVRDQYLEEQKSVISEIINIAAGYTGPVHSIGSVTAQLDVLTAFALASANAPRAYVRPEMCSSDVGELNLIQARHPCLELQEGVDFIANDVSFKRDECTFHIITGPNMGGKSTYIRTTGVVALLAHIGCFVPCDSAKISILDCILARVGADDSQTKGLSTFMTEMIETAAILRTATSNSLVIIDELGRGTSTYEGCGIAWSIADHLATELKPYCLFATHFHEITRLAEDVPTVKNLQVTAVVGDNKLTLLYRVKPGVCDQSFGIHVAKMANFPDDVVEAAEKKLIELEDCQKITFEGSDDPAARRKIIKAGDELIANFAAKCKALDPSLTKPEIENKIQLYKEEILSHNNPYINALLSSP, encoded by the exons ATGCTGTCAAGGTTGAAGAATTCTTTGTTAATTAATGTGCTATATAAA AAACCATCTAGTACGATACGATTTTTCAACAGGACAGAATACTATACGCTACATGGAAGCGATGCCTTGTTCGCGGCTAAGGAGATCTACAAAAGTACAGCTGGCTGCAAGATGCTCGGTGCTG AGCCATACAAAACGGAAGGATTGATCCTAAGCAAGTccaactttgaaaattttgttcgtGATTTGTTGCTGGTCAAACAGTACAGAGTGGAAGTGTTTGTTAATCAAGGATCAGGAAAGAATCAGGATTGGATTCTAGAATACAAAGGATCTCCGGGAAATTTAGTTCAATTTGAGGATATTCTGTTCAGCAATAATGATGTCGCAGTCAGTACCTCGGTTATGGCTGTGAAACTTGGTGGTGAGGCAAAAAACAGG ATAGTCGGAGTGAGTTGCGTAGATTCAGTTGAGCGTTTAATTTCTGTTTGCGAATTTGCCGACGACGATTTGTTCTCAAACCTAGAAGCGCTTGTGATTTCCCTTGGACCAAAAGAATGCTTAATAATTCAAGGGGATGGCAGTCAAgagtttcaaactttgaaacaG TTAATGGAACGAAGTAACATCATGGTCACGCTAAGAAAGAAGAGTGATTTTTCAACGGATTCAATTGTTCAAGACATGAACACGCTTCTGAACTTCAAGAAAGGCCAGCAAAGAAATGCCCAGACACTTGtggaaatgaatttaaaagtGGCTATGGCAGGAACATCAGCGATTATCAAATATCTTGAG TTGACATCGGACGAAGGAAATTTCAATCAGTTCAAGGTAAAACAATTGGAACAGTCTAGATTCGTCAGATTAGATGCAGCAGCAGTGAGAGCGCTGAGCATCGAACCACGCGGCGATCTTCCTTCTGGGACAAGTACAGGCGCTCCGAATAGCATACTGAATCTCTTGGATCGATGCAGAACCCCACAAGGACACAGATTGATATCTCAGTGGATTAGACAACCGCTGCGAGACATTGCGTTGATCAAAGAACGACATGACATTGTTGAAACTTTGGTAAAAGACAACGAATTGAGGTCCTCTCTGATGGAAGATCATCTGAGACGCGTACCCGATCTTCAGCAGCTTGCAAAAAAGTTAGCCAAAAAGAAAGTCACTCTACAGGATTGTtgcag AATTTACTTTTGTGTCTCGCACTTGCCAGTACTCACTGAGCAATTGTGTAATGCAAAATATGGCGCGGCGATGAAGGCAATGATAGTAGATCCACTCAGAGAGCTTATTTCTGATATGGATAAGTATCAACAAATGATAGAACAAACTATTGATTTGGAAGCTGCAGAGAAGGGTGATTACATGGTGAAACCAGAATTTAATAACGATTTGCAAG AGCTTAAGCTGAAAATGAATGATTTGGAGGAAGAAATACAAGGCCTGATCAACAAAGTTGCCACAGACTTGTCTCTTGAAGCTGGAAAAGTTCTCAAACTGGAATCGAATCAACAGTTTGGatattattttcgaataacgttgaaagaagaaaagtcTATCAGGAACAAGAAAGGCTACACAACTATAGATTCAAACAAAAGCGGCGTGAGGTTTACAAACCAGAAACTGACGTCTCTTAATGAAGACTTCATAAGCGTCAGGGATCAGTATTTGGAAgaacaaaaatctgtcatttCAGAAATCATCAACATCGCAG CTGGATATACTGGACCAGTTCATTCCATCGGTTCTGTGACAGCTCAGCTCGACGTACTTACAGCTTTTGCATTAGCTTCAGCTAATGCTCCGAGAGCTTATGTTAGACCAGAAATGTGTTCCAGTGATGTTGGCGAGTTAAATCTCATTCAGGCAAGACATCCTTGCCTAGAACTTCAGGAAGGGGTGGATTTCATCGCAAACGATGTCAGCTTCAAAAGAG ACGAATGCACCTTTCACATAATAACTGGGCCAAATATGGGCGGAAAAAGTACGTACATTCGAACAACAGGAGTTGTCGCTCTGCTAGCTCACATTGGTTGTTTTGTGCCTTGTGATAgtgcaaaaatttcaatacttgATTGTATTTTGGCGAGAGTCGGAGCCGATGATTCTCAAACTAAAGGACTTTCTACCTTCATGACTGAGATGATTGAAACAGCGGCTATTTTAAGG ACTGCAACGTCTAACTCTCTTGTCATAATCGACGAACTTGGTAGAGGAACTTCCACGTATGAGGGTTGCGGAATAGCTTGGTCTATAGCCGA TCATTTGGCCACAGAACTCAAACCTTACTGTCTCTTCGCTACTCATTTCCATGAAATAACGAGGCTAGCAGAAGATGTACCAACAGTAAAGAATCTCCAAGTAACTGCAGTTGTCGGAGACAACAAGCTCACTTTACTGTATCGCGTTAAACCAGGTGTTTGCGACCAAAGTTTCGGAATACACGTTGCTAAAATGGCAAACTTTCCAGACGATGTTGTGGAG GCcgctgaaaaaaaactgattgaATTGGAAGATTGTcaaaaaataacttttgaaggctCGGATGATCCAGCAgctagaagaaaaattataaaa gctGGAGACGAGCTGATCGCAAATTTTGCAGCCAAATGCAAAGCACTCGATCCATCATTAACGAAGccagaaattgaaaacaaaattcagtTATACAAAGAAGAGATTCTTTCTCACAACAATCCTTATATAAATGCACTGTTGTCGAGTCCGTGA